From Nicotiana tabacum cultivar K326 chromosome 15, ASM71507v2, whole genome shotgun sequence, the proteins below share one genomic window:
- the LOC107779759 gene encoding brassinosteroid-responsive RING protein 1-like, with protein sequence MGFPVGYTDLFLPKLLVHILTILGYIRKFICTLFTTLGLGDFLEPEMSFPTRPESCSELQYSLSAVIIRELLPVVKFSELVDPPESCAVCLYEFNGEDEIRRLTNCRHIFHRSCLDRWMDHDQKTCPLCRMPFMPEDMQEVFNERLWLASGISDFCGDFSPIIAGL encoded by the coding sequence ATGGGTTTTCCAGTAGGCTACACGGACCTATTTCTTCCAAAATTACTAGTACACATTCTTACAATTTTGGGTTACATTAGAAAGTTCATTTGCACACTTTTCACAACATTGGGTCTAGGAGATTTCCTAGAACCCGAAATGTCGTTTCCAACCCGACCCGAATCTTGTTCGGAGCTCCAGTACTCCTTGTCGGCGGTTATAATCCGGGAGCTTTTACCGGTGGTCAAGTTTTCCGAGCTAGTGGACCCACCAGAGAGCTGTGCGGTTTGCTTGTACGAGTTTAATGGGGAGGATGAGATCCGACGGCTCACGAATTGCCGTCACATATTTCATAGGAGTTGCCTGGACCGTTGGATGGACCATGATCAAAAAACTTGTCCGCTTTGTCGGATGCCGTTTATGCCGGAGGATATGCAGGAAGTTTTTAATGAGAGGCTTTGGTTGGCGTCTGGGATTTCTGATTTTTGCGGCGATTTTTCTCCCATTATTGCCGGTTTATAG